A stretch of Henckelia pumila isolate YLH828 chromosome 4, ASM3356847v2, whole genome shotgun sequence DNA encodes these proteins:
- the LOC140866811 gene encoding UDP-glycosyltransferase 90A1-like, translating to MGSLSYSHFVIFPFLSQGHTIPLLYLSRLLRRRSVVVTLFTTAGNSPSIRASLQDIDVSIIELPLPHNIDGVSTGVENTDKLSVGSSFLPFARATEHMKESFEEALETLQPPVSCVVSDSFLWWTLKSAQKIGVPRLGFFGMGNFSATMYQILGRFRPHAGVDSVDEPFPMTHFPEVKLTRNDFDPPFGDFNSSGPFVDFIIDCGIALATSKGLIVNSFHELESRYVDYWNKNLGPKAWNIGPLCLAAEISKSENASYLQWVDEKREKKEPVLYVSFGTQAEISPEQFLEIAQGLERSGVSFLWALKYKDLNFLPEFESRIKGRGLVAEEWVDQLKILQHEGVKGFLSHCGWNSVIESISAGVPILAMPFMAEQHNARFVAEEVGVGLRIMPRNGSVRGFVAAAEVEMKVRELMGGGKVAEEVRKRVAECGGAAHAAMKEGGSSWRTLDLLLHNLVPKK from the coding sequence ATGGGTTCACTTTCCTACTCGCACTTTGTCATCTTCCCTTTCTTGTCCCAAGGCCACACCATCCCTCTCCTGTACCTCTCCCGCCTCCTACGGCGGCGCTCCGTCGTCGTCACGCTCTTCACCACCGCCGGGAACTCCCCGAGCATCCGCGCATCCCTCCAAGACATCGACGTTTCCATAATCGAACTCCCTCTCCCACATAACATAGACGGTGTTTCTACAGGTGTTGAAAACACCGATAAGTTATCAGTCGGGTCCTCCTTTCTCCCTTTTGCCAGAGCAACGGAGCATATGAAGGAGAGCTTCGAAGAAGCACTTGAAACCCTCCAGCCTCCTGTTTCATGTGTCGTTTCGGATTCATTTCTATGGTGGACTCTGAAATCTGCCCAGAAAATCGGGGTGCCGAGGCTGGGTTTCTTCGGGATGGGGAATTTTTCCGCCACCATGTACCAAATCTTGGGGAGATTCAGACCACATGCGGGTGTGGATTCAGTTGATGAACCCTTTCCGATGACCCATTTTCCGGAGGTGAAGCTGACGAGAAATGATTTCGACCCGCCGTTTGGTGATTTTAATTCATCGGGGCCTTTTGTAGATTTTATAATAGATTGCGGAATCGCTCTGGCGACGAGCAAAGGTTTGATAGTGAACAGCTTTCACGAGCTGGAATCACGTTATGTGGATTACTGGAACAAGAACCTCGGGCCGAAAGCTTGGAACATCGGGCCACTCTGCTTGGCGGCGGAGATTAGCAAATCGGAAAACGCAAGTTACCTGCAGTGGGTGGATGAAAAACGGGAGAAAAAAGAACCAGTTTTATATGTTTCGTTCGGAACACAAGCCGAGATATCACCCGAACAGTTTCTTGAAATCGCACAAGGTTTGGAGAGATCGGGGGTGAGTTTCTTGTGGGCTTTGAAGTACAAAGATTTGAACTTTTTACCAGAGTTTGAATCAAGGATCAAAGGCAGGGGATTGGTGGCAGAAGAATGGGTGGATCAATtaaaaatccttcaacatgagGGTGTAAAAGGGTTTTTGAGTCACTGCGGCTGGAATTCGGTGATAGAGAGCATCTCCGCCGGAGTGCCGATTCTGGCCATGCCGTTTATGGCGGAGCAGCATAATGCGAGGTTTGTGGCGGAGGAAGTAGGGGTGGGGCTGAGGATCATGCCACGGAATGGGTCGGTTAGAGGTTTTGTGGCAGCGGCGGAGGTGGAGATGAAGGTGAGGGAGCTGATGGGCGGCGGGAAGGTGGCAGAGGAGGTGAGAAAGAGGGTGGCGGAGTGCGGAGGAGCCGCGCATGCCGCCATGAAGGAAGGAGGTTCTTCATGGCGCACGTTGGATTTGCTGCTACATAACTTGGTACCAAAAAAATGA
- the LOC140866980 gene encoding UDP-glycosyltransferase 90A1-like, protein MGSFSSPHFVIFPFLSQGHTIPLLHLSRLLRRRSVVVTLFTTAGNSPRIRASLRDTDVSIIEIPFPQNIDGVPPGVENTDKLSVESSFLPFARATEQMRESFEEALETLQPPVSCVVSDSFLWWTAKSAQKIGVPRLGFFGTGNFSATMYQILGRFRPHAGVDSVDEPFPMTDFPEVKLTRNDFEPPFGDINPSGPFVDFMMENGFISMGMSDGLIVNSFYEMESRYVDYWNKNLGPKAWNIGPLCLAAKPLPESKSTGYLQWLDEKWEKKEPVLYVSFGTQAEISPEQFLEIAQGLEKSEVSFLWALKSKDLDFLEPEFESRVKGRGLVAKEWMDQLKILQHEGVKGFLSHCGWNSVIESISAGVPILAMPFMAEQHMNARFVAEEVGVGLRIMPRGGTVRGHVAAEEVEMKVRELMGGGKVAEEVSKTAAAWGGAAHAAMQEGGSSWRSLDLLIDGMMGKFTD, encoded by the coding sequence ATGGGTTCGTTTTCCTCCCCGCACTTTGTCATCTTCCCTTTCTTGTCCCAAGGCCACACCATACCTCTCCTTCACCTCTCCCGCCTCCTACGGCGGCGCTCCGTCGTCGTCACGCTCTTCACCACCGCCGGGAACTCCCCGCGCATCCGCGCATCCCTCCGAGACACCGACGTCTCCATAATCGAAATCCCTTTCCCACAGAACATAGACGGTGTTCCTCCAGGAGTAGAAAACACCGATAAGTTGTCGGTCGAGTCCTCCTTTCTCCCTTTCGCGAGAGCAACGGAGCAGATGCGGGAGAGCTTCGAGGAAGCACTTGAAACCCTCCAGCCTCCTGTTTCATGCGTCGTTTCGGATTCATTTCTATGGTGGACTGCGAAATCTGCGCAGAAAATCGGGGTGCCGAGGCTGGGTTTCTTCGGGACGGGGAATTTTTCGGCCACCATGTACCAAATCTTGGGGAGGTTCAGACCACATGCGGGTGTGGATTCAGTCGATGAACCCTTTCCGATGACTGATTTTCCGGAGGTGAAGCTGACGAGGAATGATTTTGAGCCACCTTTTGGTGATATCAATCCCTCGGGGCCTTTTGTAGATTTCATGATGGAGAATGGATTCATCTCCATGGGGATGAGTGATGGTTTGATTGTGAACAGCTTTTACGAGATGGAATCCCGTTATGTGGATTACTGGAACAAGAACCTCGGGCCGAAAGCATGGAACATCGGGCCACTCTGCTTGGCGGCGAAGCCGCTGCCGGAATCGAAAAGCACAGGTTACCTACAGTGGCTGGATGAAAAATGGGAGAAAAAAGAACCCGTTTTGTATGTTTCGTTCGGAACACAAGCGGAAATATCACCCGAACAGTTTCTTGAAATCGCACAAGGTTTGGAGAAATCGGAGGTGAGTTTCTTGTGGGCTTTGAAGTCCAAAGATTTGGACTTTTTAGAACCAGAGTTCGAGTCGAGGGTAAAAGGTAGAGGATTGGTGGCGAAAGAATGGATGGATCAATTgaaaatccttcaacatgaaggtGTAAAAGGGTTTCTGAGTCACTGTGGGTGGAATTCAGTGATAGAGAGCATCTCCGCCGGAGTGCCGATTCTGGCCATGCCGTTTATGGCGGAGCAGCATATGAATGCGAGGTTTGTGGCGGAGGAAGTAGGGGTGGGACTGAGGATCATGCCACGAGGTGGGACGGTCAGGGGTCATGTGGCGGCGGAGGAGGTGGAGATGAAGGTGAGGGAGCTGATGGGCGGCGGGAAGGTGGCGGAGGAGGTGAGTAAGACGGCGGCGGCATGGGGAGGAGCCGCTCATGCCGCCATGCAGGAAGGCGGTTCTTCGTGGCGGTCGTTGGATTTACTGATTGATGGCATGATGGGAAAATTTACTGATTAG